The window GATCGCGCTGGTCGCCATCGAGGCGGTGTTCGTCGCGCTGGTCGGCGTGGGGGTCGCCGCCGTCTCCCGGCTGCCGGCCTGGCCGGTGTGGGCCGCCGCCCTCTGGATCGCGGGCGAGGCGGTACGCGCGCGTGTGCCCTTCCGGGGCTTCCCCTGGGGCAAGATCGCGTTCGGTCAGGCGGACGGCGTCTTCCTGCCGCTCGCCGCGCTGGGCGGCACCCCGGTGCTCGGCTTCGCGGTGGTCCTGTGCGGATTCGGCCTCTACGAGGCGGCGCGGCTGATCGTCGAGGGACGCCGCACCCGGGCCGTGCGGCGCGGCGCGGCGGCCGCCGCGCTGCTGAGCGTGGCCGTGCCGGTGGTGGGCGCGGTCGCGGCCCGCGCGCTGGTCAGCGACAAGGCCGAGGACGGTACGGCGACCGTGGCGGTCATCCAGGGCAACGTGCCGCGTGCGGGCCTGGAGTTCAGCGCGCAGCGCCGGGCCGTTCTCGACCACCACGTGCGCGAGACCCTGAGGCTCGCGGCCGACATCAAGGCGGGCAAGGTCGAGAAGCCGGACTACGTGCTGTGGCCGGAGAACTCCTCCGACATCGACCCCTTCACCAACCCCGATGCGGCCGACGTCATCGACGGCGCCGCCAAGGCGGTCGGCGTGCCCGTATCGGTCGGCGCGGTCGTCGAGCGGGACGGCAAGCTGCTCAACGAGCAGGTGCTGTGGGACCCGGTCAAGGGCCCGACGCAGACCTACGACAAGCGGCAGATCCAGCCCTTCGGCGAGTACCTTCCGCTGCGCGGGCTCGTCGGCGCGATCAACGAGGACTGGACCGGCATGGTCCGCCAGGACTTCAGCCGGGGCGCCACGCCGGGCGTGTTCGACTTCGACGGCGTCAAGGTCGGCCTCGCCACCTGCTACGAGGCCGCCTTCGACTGGGCGGTGCGCGACACGGTCACGCACGGCGCGGAGATGATCTCCGTGCCCAGCAACAACGCGACCTTCGACCGCAGCGAGATGACCTACCAGCAGCTCGCCATGTCCCGGATCCGCGCCGTCGAGCACAGCCGCACCGTCACCGTGCCGGTGACCAGCGGGGTCAGCGCGTTCATCATGCCGGACGGGCGGATCACCCAGAAGACCGGCATGTTCGTGCCCGCCTACCTCGTCCAGCAGGTGCCGCTGCGCACCTCCGAGACGCCGGCGACGAAGCTGGGCATCCTGCCGGAGATCGCCCTGGTGCTGGTCGCGGCGGGCGGCGTCGGCTGGGCAGTCGGCTCGGGTCTGCGCGGCCGGCGCACCGGTGGCGTGTAGCCGTACGAGCGCGTACGCCGACCGAACCTGCGGGGGAGCCGTGCACCGGCCCGTTAGGGTCGGGACATGGCTACCCCCGACTTCATCCGCACCCTGCGGGCCTCCATCGCCCACCAGCCGCTCTGGCTGCCCGGGATCACCGCGATCGTCTTCGACGACGAGGGCAGAGTGCTCCTCGGCCGGCGGTCCGACACCCGCAAGTGGGCGGTCGTCGGAGGCATTCCGGAGCCGGGGGAGCAGCCGGCCGCCTGCGCCGTGCGTGAGGTCTACGAGGAGACCGCGGTGCGCTGCGTCGCCGAGCGGGTCGTCCTCGTCCAGGCGCTGGAGCCGGTGACCTACCCCAACGGCGACGTCTGCCAGTACATGGACATCACCATCCGCTGCCGCGCGGTGGGCGGCGAGGCCCGGGTCAACGACGACGAATCGCTCGAGGTGGGCTGGTTCACCGTGGACGCGCTGCCGCCTCTGAACGAGTTCGGCCTCTTCCGGATCAAGCAGGCCATGTCCGAGGCACCCACATGGTTCGACCCTATGACTGCCGGCTGAAGTATGGGTGGTCACCACATGTGGGGAGGAGTGGGCTCCGCCTAGGGTCGCCCCATGACCTCGCCCACCCCCCTGCCCGGCCCGGGCCCCCACGTACAGCCCCTCAGTCTCGACCTCGGTGGCCGCACCGCGCTCGTCACGGGTGCCGCCAGCGGGATCGGCCGCGCCTGCGCGCTGCGTCTCGCCGCCGCGGGGGCCGAGGTGCGGGCCGTGGACCGGGACGAGGCGGGCCTCGCCGAACTCGCGCAGCAGGCGGAGAGGGCCGGAGAGCTCGCGGGCACCGTCCTCCCGCACGCCGTGGACCTCACCGACCTCGACGCCGCCGAGCGGGCCGCCGCCGGTGCCGACGTGCTGGTCAACAACGCGGGTCTGCAACTCGTACGGCCCCTGGAGGAGTTCCCGCCGGAGGTCTTCCACACCGTGCTGACCGTGATGCTGGAGGCACCGTTCCGGCTGATCCGCGGCGCCCTCCCGCACATGTACGCACAGGGGTGGGGCCGGATCGTCAACGTGTCCTCCGTCCACGGTCTGCGGGCCTCCGCCTTCAAGTCCGCCTATGTGGCCGCCAAACACGGCCTGGAGGGCCTGTCCAAGACCGCGGCCCTCGAAGGCGCCCCCCACGGGGTGACCTCGAACTGTGTGAACCCCGCCTATGTGCGCACCCCCCTGGTCGAGAAGCAGATCGCCGACCAGGCGCAGGCGCACGGCATCCCCGAGGAGCGGGTGCTGTCCGAGGTCCTGCTGAAGGACAGCGCGGTGCGGCGGCTCATCGAACCCGAGGAGGTCGCGGAGGCCGTGGCCTACCTGTGCAGCCCGCAGGCGTCCTTCGTCACCGGCACCTCCCTGGTGCTCGACGGCGGATGGACGGCCCACTGAGCGGTACGTCCGCGCCGGGACCGGGAGTTTTCCACAGGCCCGGCCGGCCGGGCGGCCGATGCGTAATCCTTTGACCATGTCCCGCGATCACGTTCAGCCGGCACCGAACGGCAGCGCCGAGGCCGAGTACCTCGAGCTGCTGACCCGTGACGCCTCCGTGGAGGCCTATGAGCGGCCGGTGCTGGTGGCCCGCGCCGAGGGCCGGTCCGCCGATCGCATCGCCGCGCTGGAGCAGGCGAAGCGGCTCGCCCTGCGCGTCCGGGCGGAGCTGGAAGGCCGCCGGCGCCGTGAGGCGGAGCTGTCTGCGCTCTTCGAGACGGCCCACGACCTCGCGGGCCTGCGGGACCTGGACGCGGTGCTGCAGGCGATCGTGCAGCGCGCCCGTTCCCTGCTCGGCACGGACGTCGCCTACCTCACGCTGCACGACCCGGCGCGCGGCGACACCTACATGCGGGTGACGGAAGGGTCCGTCTCCGCCCGCTTCCAGCAACTGCGCCTCGGCATGGGCGAGGGGCTCGGCGGGCTGGTGGCGCAGACCACCCGGCCCTACGTCACCGACGACTACTTCGAGGACGCCCGTTTCCAGCACACCCTCACCATCGACTCGGGCGTCAGCGACGAGGGCCTGGTCGCCATCCTCGGGGTCCCCCTGATGCTCGGCCCGCACGTGATCGGCGTCCTCTTCGCCGCCGACCGCAGGGCCCGCGTCTTCGAGCGCGAGCAGATCGCGGTGCTCGGGTCGTTCGCCGCGCTCGCCGCGGCCGCCATCGACACCGCCAACCTGCTCACCGAGACCCGGGCGGCGCTCGCCGAGCTGGAGCGCGCCAACCAGATCATCCGGGACGGCAGCGCGGTCATCGAGCGGGCCTCCGACGTCCACGACCGGCTCGCCGAACTCGTCCTGCGCGGCGGCGGGGTGCACGACGTGGCGGCCGCCGTCTCCGAAGTCCTCGACGGCACGGTGTGGTTCACCGAGGCCGGCGCGGCACCGGCCGAAGCCCTGGAGGCGTCCCGCGCCGAGGGCCATGCGGTACGGCACGGCGGCGAGTGGATCGCGGCGGTGGCCGCCGGCGGTGAACTGCTCGGCGCGCTCGTGCTGCGCGGGCAGCGGGCGCTGGACCCGGTCGACCAGCGCACGCTGGAGCGGGCG of the Streptomyces sp. 1222.5 genome contains:
- the lnt gene encoding apolipoprotein N-acyltransferase; this encodes MTVTATSVDQPEQLQPSHAPAALRGRLMRLVPAVVSALCGVLLYVSFPPRVLWWLALPAFAGFGWVLRGRSWKAALGLGYLFGLGFLLPLLVWTGVEVGPGPWIALVAIEAVFVALVGVGVAAVSRLPAWPVWAAALWIAGEAVRARVPFRGFPWGKIAFGQADGVFLPLAALGGTPVLGFAVVLCGFGLYEAARLIVEGRRTRAVRRGAAAAALLSVAVPVVGAVAARALVSDKAEDGTATVAVIQGNVPRAGLEFSAQRRAVLDHHVRETLRLAADIKAGKVEKPDYVLWPENSSDIDPFTNPDAADVIDGAAKAVGVPVSVGAVVERDGKLLNEQVLWDPVKGPTQTYDKRQIQPFGEYLPLRGLVGAINEDWTGMVRQDFSRGATPGVFDFDGVKVGLATCYEAAFDWAVRDTVTHGAEMISVPSNNATFDRSEMTYQQLAMSRIRAVEHSRTVTVPVTSGVSAFIMPDGRITQKTGMFVPAYLVQQVPLRTSETPATKLGILPEIALVLVAAGGVGWAVGSGLRGRRTGGV
- a CDS encoding NUDIX domain-containing protein, which translates into the protein MATPDFIRTLRASIAHQPLWLPGITAIVFDDEGRVLLGRRSDTRKWAVVGGIPEPGEQPAACAVREVYEETAVRCVAERVVLVQALEPVTYPNGDVCQYMDITIRCRAVGGEARVNDDESLEVGWFTVDALPPLNEFGLFRIKQAMSEAPTWFDPMTAG
- a CDS encoding 3-hydroxybutyrate dehydrogenase — its product is MTSPTPLPGPGPHVQPLSLDLGGRTALVTGAASGIGRACALRLAAAGAEVRAVDRDEAGLAELAQQAERAGELAGTVLPHAVDLTDLDAAERAAAGADVLVNNAGLQLVRPLEEFPPEVFHTVLTVMLEAPFRLIRGALPHMYAQGWGRIVNVSSVHGLRASAFKSAYVAAKHGLEGLSKTAALEGAPHGVTSNCVNPAYVRTPLVEKQIADQAQAHGIPEERVLSEVLLKDSAVRRLIEPEEVAEAVAYLCSPQASFVTGTSLVLDGGWTAH
- a CDS encoding GAF domain-containing protein produces the protein MSRDHVQPAPNGSAEAEYLELLTRDASVEAYERPVLVARAEGRSADRIAALEQAKRLALRVRAELEGRRRREAELSALFETAHDLAGLRDLDAVLQAIVQRARSLLGTDVAYLTLHDPARGDTYMRVTEGSVSARFQQLRLGMGEGLGGLVAQTTRPYVTDDYFEDARFQHTLTIDSGVSDEGLVAILGVPLMLGPHVIGVLFAADRRARVFEREQIAVLGSFAALAAAAIDTANLLTETRAALAELERANQIIRDGSAVIERASDVHDRLAELVLRGGGVHDVAAAVSEVLDGTVWFTEAGAAPAEALEASRAEGHAVRHGGEWIAAVAAGGELLGALVLRGQRALDPVDQRTLERAAMVTSLLLLARRSAAEAEHRVRGELLDDLLDARDRDPRLLRERAVRLHADLDATHVVLAARLDGPAADADEEAAARRRLWSAASHLAATRHGLAAARDGGTVLLLPLGAGDTATELAGRTARHLGTAVHQPVTVGASAPVTGLAAHPETVAAAYAEGRRCLDALHLLGRAGDGAAAEDFGFLGLLLAGERDVAGFVGRTIGPVASYDERRGTDLLRTMDAYFACGMSPARTKDALHVHVNTVAQRLERVGRLLGEDWQTPARALEIQLALRLHRLAVPDRR